The genomic region CCTCCGCGGCCCAGACCCCCGTCCGGGGCCGCGGAAGGGGTCGTGGCCGCCCTGGCCGGGACGACCCGGGCGGTCCAGACGGCGAAGAAGAGGGTGCCGAGGCCGTCCGCGACGAAGAGCCAGCCGTACGAGAGTCCGGTCGCGACCAGGGCCCCGAGCGGTGCGCCCACCGCGAAGCCGGCGTTGGACATGCAGCGGGTGACGGCGAAGGCCTGGCGCCGGGAGCCCTCCGGCACGGTGACGGCGACCAGCGCGGAGTTGGCGGCCCGGATCACCCCGGAGGCGTACTGGGCGAGCGGCAGGACGAGGGCCAGCAGGCCCGTCGGGACCGTCGGCAGGACGACGAGGGCGGCGCCGCCGAGCGCGGAGGCGGTGAGCAGCACGCGGCGGTGGCCGAAGCGGTCGCCGTACCAGCCGCCGGTGAAGTTCCCGGCGACCAGGCCGACGCCGCCGACGCCGACGACCAGGCCCGCCTGGGCGGCGCCGAGGCCGCGCGGGCCGGTCAGGTAGAGGAAGACGAAGACGAAGGTGAAGCTGACGACGGCATTGACGAAGATCCCCGCAGCCAGCAGCCACACAGTCCTCGGTACGTCCTTGAACCCCTGCAGCACACCCGTGTCCCCCGTATCCCCGAAGCGGGTCAGTTCCTTTTGGGAACGGACTATGTCAGCATGACAGCCTTGGGTCAACGGACAAAGGAGTTCCCATGGCCCAGCGCACACACCTCGGCGACGTGGACTGCTCCATCGCCCAGGCCCTCGACGTGGTGGGCGACTGGTGGACGCTGCTGATCGTGCGCGACGCCGCGCGCGGTCTGCACCGCTTCGAGGAGCTCCAGCGCGAGCTGGGGATGTCCCGGAAGGTCCTGGCCGAGCGGCTGAAGCTGCTGGTCGAGGCCGGGGTGCTGACGCGCGAGCCGTACCAGGAACGTCCGGTGCGGCACGAGTACCGGCTGACCCCGCGCGGGCGGGGACTGCTGCCGGTGCTGGTGGCCCTCCAGGACTGGGGGGACAGCTGGATCCTGGGAGAGGGAGAGATGACGGCGACGACCGCGGAGGCCTCCCGGGAGGCGGAACGGGTGCACGCGCTGCGCGGCACCCGGCTTCCGGAGCTGGCCCTGCCGGACCGTTTCGGCGAGCTGCGCGACCCGGTGGCGGACACCGCGTTCACGGTCCTGTACTGCTTCCCGGGCGCGTACGCGCGCGCCGAGTCCTACCCGCCGGGCTGGGCCGGGATACCGGGCGCAAAGGGCTGCACGTTCGAGTCGTGCACCTACCGCGACCAGCTCGCGGAGTTCACCGCGGCCGGCGCCACCGTGCACGGCGTGTCGACCCAGCGGCCGGACGAGCAGCGGGAGTTCGCGGAGCAGGAGCGGCTGCGCTTCCCGCTCCTCTCGGACGCGGATCTGGCCCTGACGGCGGCGCTGCGGCTGCCGACCTTCCGCGCGGCGGGCACGACCCGGATCAAGCGGCTGACCCTGGTCCTGGACCGCGACCGCACCGTGCGCGAGGTGTTCTACCCGATCCAGGACATCGAGGCGAGCGTCCAGGCGGCCCTGGCGTCGGTCCGCTCGGCAACCTAGGACGGACGCAGGACCCGGCCCAGGATCTCGCGGGCGTACGGCTCGTCGTACTCGGCGTCCGTCAGGAGGACCTGCAGGCTGATGCCGTCCATGACGGCGACCAGGGCGCGCGCCGTCACCGGGTCGGTCCACGGGGCCAGGGCGGCGGCGACGGCCTCGCACCACTCCGCCGCCACCGGCCGCAGCGCGGGCCGTCGCAGGGCCGCCAGGTAGAGCTCGTACTCCAGCTCGGCCCGGCCCCGGTCGGCCGACAGGCTCTCCCCCAGCAGCCGCGCGAGGGCGCCCGCGAGGTCCTCGCCGTCCCGCACGGCCAGGGCGGGCGCGTAGGCCTCGTTGGCCTGCCGCAGGGCGGCGACCAGCAGGTCGTCGAGCGTCTTGAAGTGGTAGGTGGTCGACCCGAGCGGTACGTCGGCCTCCGCGGCCGCGCTGCGGTGGCTCAGCCCCGCGATGCCCTTGGCGGCCACCACCCGGATCGCCGCGTCGATGATCCGCTGCCTCCGCTCGGGGTCGTACCTGCGCGCGCCGGGAGCCATCAGTGCGCGCCCCCCAGGTTCAGCAGCACCACGCCACCGATCACCAGGGCGATCCCGGCGATCTTCGCGGCGGTGGCCGCCTCCCCCATGAACACCATCCCTATGGCGGCGATCGCGGCGGTCCCGACCCCGGCCCATATCGCGTACGCCGTGCCCACCGACATCGTCTTCAGCGTCTGCGCGAGCAGGGTGAAGGCGATGACGTAGCCCAGCAGCGTGCCCAGCGAGGGCCACAGCTTCGTGAAGCCGTCGCTGTACTTCATGGCGGTGGTCCCGGCGACCTCGGCGGCGATGGCCGCGGCAAGCAGTGCGTAAGGCATGTGTACAAGAGTACACAACGATGTGTACGGACGTACATATGCAGCACCCGGGACTCCTGCGGCCTCCGGCGCTACCCTGTCCGCCTCCCAGGAGCCCGCAAGGAGCTCCCGGCGGACGGAGGGCCCGCGCATGGCGCAGCACTGGACCCATCGGGGCGGCGGCTGGCTGCCCCCGCGCTCTCCACGGCCCGAGGTGATACCCCTGCGCCCACTGGGGCCGCGGGACATCCTCGACGGGACGCTCACCACCCTGGGCCGGTACGGCGGCCGGCTGCTCGGCGCGCTGCTGCTGGGCCAGCTGGCCGGGCTGCTCCTGCTCGTCGCCGTCGCCGGAGCGGCCACCCTCGCCTCCGTCACCCGTACTGTCGGCAGCGGGGTGTTCGTCCACACCCTGGTCCCCGCCGTCGCCCTGTTCCTGCTGGCCGGCTGGGCGCTGGCCACCGCCCTGGCCGCCGCGCTGCTCCGGCCCGCCGTGCTCGGGCGGCCCGTCACCACGCTCGGGCTGCTGCGGGCGGCGACGCCCCGGATCCCGGCCGTGCTCGGGGCCCGGCTGCTGGCCCTGCTCGCCGCCGCGGGCCCCGGCGCGGCCGCGCTCGCGGCGGGCCTGCCGCCGCTCGCGCTGCTCCCCCTCGCCCCGGTCGCCCTCTGGCTCGGAGTGCTCTTCGCCCTGGCGCCCACGGCCGCCGGGTACGAGCGGCTCGGCCCGGTGGCGGCCCTGCGCCGTTCGGCCCGCCTGGTGCGGGGGGCCTGGTGGCGGACCTTCGGCGTCACGGTCCCGGCCGGGGCCCTCGCGCTGGGCGCCGCGTTCGCCGTCCCGCTGCGGTTCGGTGTGCTCGGCGCGCTGCTCGCCCCGGCCCTGCTGCTGGCCTTCCCGCAGCCGGCTTCGGGCCTGCTCTACATGGACCGGCTGCTGCGCCTCGGACCGGGGCTCAGCCCAGGGTGAACCAGGCCGTGCGGGCCTTCTTCCACTCCGGGTGCGTCAGGTCCTTGGCCTCGACGCCGTCCCCGTACAGGTCCGCCGAACCGCTGTCGGTGACCAGCTGCACCCGCGCGCCCGCCGCCGTCAGGTCGGGCACGTCCACGATGGCCTCCCAGCCGCCGGGGTCGGTGGTCGGCAGGTCGGCCCGCTTGACCGGGGCGTGGCCGGGGACGCCGTCCCACTGGTAGAGCGCGTACGGGTCGGAGTTGTCGTCCGCCGCCCAGGAACCGGCCAGGATCAGGTACTGGTTCGCCGCGTTCTTGCGGATGTCACGGACGGACAGCCCGCCGAGGTCGAGCTCGATGCCCGTCCCGAAGACCGCCTCGACCCCGGACGCCAGGACCTGGTCGAAGTTGGTGACGGGCACGATCAGCGCCTTGCCGCCGGGGACGGCGGGCGCCAGCGGGGCCCGGAAGCCCAGGTAGGCGGTGGCGGTGGAGCCGGGCGCGAACTCCAGCCCTTCCACGTTGAATCCGTCGATCTGCTTCGGCGCCTGGCCGGCCGCGGTCCCCGCCGCGAAGCCGTAGCGGTTGCCGTTCGCCGTGTCCCAGGCCACCAGATCGTCGCGGAGCTTCTTGTACGAGCGCTCGTACGCGAGCTGCGTGCCGGTCCCGGATCCGCTCACCGTGGTGGTGAACACCGTGTTCCGGGGCGCCTTGTACTCGCCATCCTTGTTGTTGCCGAGCGAGCCCGTCCAGTAGATGGTGTCACCGATCCGGGTCGCCCCCTCGATGTCCACCTCCTTGGTGACCCCGAGCTGCGAGCTGAAGTCCCAGGTCCGCACCGGGGCACCCGACCGCGAACGGTCGTACAGGCGCAGCACGTTGGACTCGTCGTCGGCGACGATCGCGTACCCGCCGCCCACGTCGACGGCGGCCGAGGCGTCCGAGGACCCGGTGAGGTACCGCGCGTCGGCCGGGTTCTGCACGGCGGCCGAAGCCGCGTAGTACAGGGTCTTGGTGGCCGTCTTGCCGCCCAGCCCGGTCACCTTGACGGTGAGGTTGGTGTAGCCGCGGCCCCGCGCGGCGACGGCCAGCTGCCGCACCGCCCCGGCTCCGGTCACGGTGACGTCGCCGGTACCGGCGACGGAGGCCTTGCTCGACGCCGAGGCGCTGACGGTCAGCGCGGAGGCGTCGGCCCCGCTCTGCCCCACGGTCACGTTCACCACCGGGTCCCCGACGGCGCCGACTGCCCCGGACAGGTAGGAGGCGGACAGCCCGATGGTGGGCGTCCCGTACGTCACGGCCTGGGCGGGCGCGCCGACCGCGGCGACCACCATCGCCGCGAGACCTGCGACAGCGAACTTCTTCATCGGTGACCCCCACGGGTGAAGTTGAGCGTGAACCATGCGGACCGGGACTTCTTCCACTCCGGGTGGCCGAGGTCCTTGGCCTCGGTGCCGTCGCCGTACAGGTCGGCGGCGCCGCTGTCGGTGATCAGCTGGACTGGGGCGCCGGGAGCCCGCAGATCGGGTACGTCGACCACGGCCTCCCAGCCGCCGGGGTCGGAGGTGGGCAGGTCGGCCCGCTTCTTCGGCGCGTGGCCGGGGACGCCGTCCCACTGGTAGAGCGCGTACGGGTCGGAGTTGTCGTCCGCCGCCCAGGAACCGGCCAGGATCAGGTACTGGTTCGCCGCGTTCTTGCGGATGTCACGGATGGCGAGGCCGCCGAGGTCGAGCTCGATGCCCGTCCCGAAGACCGCCTCGGCCCCGGACGCCAGGACCTGGTCGAAGTTGGTGACGGGCACGATCAGCGCCTTGGCGCCGGGGACGGCGGGCGCCAGCGGGACCCGGAAGCCCAGGTAGGCGGTGGTGGTGGAGCCGGGCGCGAACTCCAGCCCTTCCACGTTAAACCCGTCGATCTGCTTCGGCACCTGGCCGGCCGCGGTCCCCGCCGCGAAGCCGTAGCGGTTGCCGTTCGCCGTGTCCCAGGCCACCAGGTCCTGGCGCAGGCCCCGGTAGGCACGGGCGAAGGTGACCTCGGTCGCGGCGCCGGAGCCGGTGATCTTCGTCGTGAAGACGGTGTTCCGCTCGGCCTTGTACTCGCCGTCCTTGTTGTTGCCCAGCGAGCCCGTCCAGTAGACGGTGTCGCCGACCCGGGCGGCCGCCTCGATGTCGGCCTCCTTCTTCAGGCCGAACGCGGGACCGAGATCCCAGGACTTCACCGGGGCGCCGGAACGGGAACGGTCGTACAGCCGCAGCACGTTGGACTCGTCGTCGGCCACCAGCACGTGACCGCCGCCCACGTCGACGGCGGCGGAGGCGTCCGAGGAGCCGGTCAGGTAGCGCGTGCCGAGGCCGTTGCCCACGCGCGCGGAGGCCGCGTAGGACAGGGTGGCCGTGGCGGTCTTCCCGCCGCGCCCGGTGACCTCCAGGGTCAGCTCGGTGTAGCCCTGCCCGTGGGCCTGCACCGTCAGGCGCCGGTCCCCTTCGCGGGTCCGCTCCTGCCGTACGTCGCCCACGCCCGCGACGGCCGGATTGCTGGAGGAGACCACTCTCAGCCGCAGGAATCCGTCCGGTACACCGGCCTGCCCGACGTCCGCCGTCACGGCCGGGTCGCCGTACGCGCCCACCGCACCGCTCAGATGCGTGGCGGACAGCGAGACGGTCACGGCGGCGGCCTCCGGCAGGACGGCTCCCGCGGCCACGGGAGCGGTCAGCCCCGCGACGAGCAGGGCCGCGGCCCCTGCGGCGCCCGCGGCGCCCCAACGGCGCGCCGGTGAAAGGCGAACGGTCACGGGTGGTCCTCTCGTGGTCTGCGTCACGTCGTGACGGCCGTCGAGAAGATTCGGCCACCATGGCCAACTCCGCGTGCACTTCATCCGTCCACCCGGAGAACAGCGGACCGGAAGAAGGCGCACCGGAAGAGAGTCCGGCGGAAAACGAGGAGGGCCCCCGGCACGACCGTGCCGGGGGCCCTCACCTGCATGTGATCAGACGTTGAAGCCGAGCGCGCGGAGCTGCTCACGGCCGTCGTCCGTGATCTTGTCCGGGCCCCACGGCGGCATCCAGACCCAGTTGATGCGAAGTTCGTTGACGATGCCGTCCGTCGCCGACTTCGCCTGGTCCTCGATGACGTCCGTCAGCGGGCAGGCCGCCGAGGTCAGCGTCATGTCGAGGGTGGCGATGTTCGCGTCGTCGATGTGGATGCCGTAGATCAGGCCCAGGTTGACGACGTCGATCCCCAGCTCGGGGTCGACCACGTCGTAGAGGGCCTCGCGGACCTCTTCCTCGGTGGCCGGCT from Streptomyces sp. NBC_00190 harbors:
- a CDS encoding DMT family transporter, with the protein product MPYALLAAAIAAEVAGTTAMKYSDGFTKLWPSLGTLLGYVIAFTLLAQTLKTMSVGTAYAIWAGVGTAAIAAIGMVFMGEAATAAKIAGIALVIGGVVLLNLGGAH
- a CDS encoding TetR/AcrR family transcriptional regulator produces the protein MAPGARRYDPERRQRIIDAAIRVVAAKGIAGLSHRSAAAEADVPLGSTTYHFKTLDDLLVAALRQANEAYAPALAVRDGEDLAGALARLLGESLSADRGRAELEYELYLAALRRPALRPVAAEWCEAVAAALAPWTDPVTARALVAVMDGISLQVLLTDAEYDEPYAREILGRVLRPS
- a CDS encoding metal-sulfur cluster assembly factor, which codes for MTENATPEASIKPATEEEVREALYDVVDPELGIDVVNLGLIYGIHIDDANIATLDMTLTSAACPLTDVIEDQAKSATDGIVNELRINWVWMPPWGPDKITDDGREQLRALGFNV
- a CDS encoding winged helix-turn-helix transcriptional regulator translates to MAQRTHLGDVDCSIAQALDVVGDWWTLLIVRDAARGLHRFEELQRELGMSRKVLAERLKLLVEAGVLTREPYQERPVRHEYRLTPRGRGLLPVLVALQDWGDSWILGEGEMTATTAEASREAERVHALRGTRLPELALPDRFGELRDPVADTAFTVLYCFPGAYARAESYPPGWAGIPGAKGCTFESCTYRDQLAEFTAAGATVHGVSTQRPDEQREFAEQERLRFPLLSDADLALTAALRLPTFRAAGTTRIKRLTLVLDRDRTVREVFYPIQDIEASVQAALASVRSAT